A single region of the Neotabrizicola shimadae genome encodes:
- the rimP gene encoding ribosome maturation factor RimP produces MSDLVAKTAIDQRLAGIVGPVIEGLGFELIRIRLMGGGGKARVLQIMADRPEGGISVDDCGDISTAVSAVLDVEDPIEENYTLEVSSPGIDRPLTRLKDFEIWKGWEARIETSEMIDGRRRFKGGLMGVEGDEVLIEIEDQGTDVTIGLKFDWLSDAKLVLTDELIAEMLRQKKVAEPAEGEFDAIEDDEDGGEDDPAPTKH; encoded by the coding sequence ATGTCCGACCTTGTTGCCAAGACTGCCATTGATCAACGCCTGGCCGGCATTGTCGGCCCGGTGATCGAGGGGCTGGGATTCGAATTGATCCGCATCCGCCTGATGGGCGGCGGCGGCAAGGCGAGGGTGCTGCAGATCATGGCCGACCGGCCCGAGGGCGGCATCAGCGTGGACGATTGCGGCGACATTTCCACCGCGGTTTCGGCCGTGCTGGATGTGGAGGACCCGATCGAGGAAAACTACACGCTGGAAGTGTCGTCGCCGGGGATCGACCGGCCGCTGACCCGGCTGAAGGATTTCGAGATCTGGAAGGGCTGGGAAGCCCGGATCGAGACCAGCGAGATGATCGACGGTCGCCGCCGGTTCAAGGGCGGGCTGATGGGCGTCGAGGGCGACGAGGTGCTGATCGAGATCGAGGACCAGGGCACCGATGTGACCATCGGGCTGAAGTTCGACTGGCTGTCGGACGCCAAGCTGGTGCTGACGGACGAGCTGATCGCCGAGATGCTGCGCCAGAAGAAGGTGGCCGAGCCCGCCGAGGGCGAGTTCGACGCGATCGAAGATGACGAAGACGGTGGCGAGGACGATCCCGCCCCGACCAAACACTGA
- a CDS encoding monooxygenase gives MAVTLVQVDFPHPGPWGDEMAAAFEGLAMSIAQEPGFLFKYWTEDREKGIAGGIYGFASRAEAEAYLTMHSARLAGFGVTGIRGLVLEVNEPLSRIDRAPVL, from the coding sequence ATGGCCGTGACGCTGGTACAGGTGGATTTTCCGCATCCGGGGCCCTGGGGGGACGAGATGGCGGCGGCCTTCGAGGGGCTGGCGATGTCCATCGCGCAGGAGCCGGGGTTCCTGTTCAAGTACTGGACCGAGGACCGGGAGAAGGGCATCGCCGGGGGCATCTATGGTTTTGCCAGCCGCGCCGAGGCAGAGGCCTATCTGACGATGCACAGCGCCCGGCTGGCAGGTTTCGGGGTGACCGGGATTCGCGGGCTGGTGCTGGAGGTGAACGAGCCCCTGTCGCGGATCGACCGGGCGCCGGTTCTGTAG
- a CDS encoding calcium-binding protein produces the protein MATQSITLDGSTSFSAFGDNFTWDNGLINRVSIGFDTTTENNTLNATFSGSAWRIRHLSLYDNTSFNFNVNLTDTNDGVSRQIDRLQLPDGGGTATLTLFNSRVRYIEGGADANVTLNLGNQSTRHIGLWDAAQTTVRMGSGNVDAMFLGYGTNNVTLGVGYINLLEFSDGSVNTITDNGTGSEDSNFGAIRVNEATNNFTFRAGGDLISLGRSTSTVNLLDGYYGAITSYSGTNTITVGANAEVRSIGFSGGVDIVTVRGGVDQIQLGANNDTLNVLGSAQAYVGQALLGDGNNTITMTSGSIGSARAYGGNDTVTLTGADIGSLDLGSGTNRLTVNAGAQVGEFRADGNETVTLNGDGRILVIKMDGGTNVLKSDTGFIESFVSYEARNTLTIGSGGIGEILIMGSAAAQTVTASGWVGSLQVYAGSFATVAATTVKLGVDGAGYIQTSKGNDIITTGTGSVDGISTFDGADRVTVGAGGVAAISTGIGNDTVNAAGGYVDVISTGDGNDSVTTGASGAGYVSLGAGNDTAVLSAFTAADTMIVVGGEGTDTANMTGFGAALRVSLAQPGLIQNVGAATGVTTPALGFVGLSGIENLIGSNFGDWIEGGSDANLLTGLGGNDTISGLDGNDSLLGGRGNDSLTGGAGVDRFVFVTGDGTDRVADFTVGQDRVELREANALADLTFTQVGADVRVVFGTWTGIFEDMLVADLRVASNFLF, from the coding sequence TTGGCGACTCAAAGCATTACGCTCGACGGCTCGACGTCTTTTTCAGCCTTTGGTGACAATTTCACCTGGGACAACGGTCTCATAAACCGCGTCAGCATAGGTTTCGATACGACGACCGAAAACAACACGCTGAATGCCACGTTCAGCGGGTCGGCGTGGCGCATCCGGCACCTTAGCCTTTACGACAACACGTCGTTCAACTTTAACGTGAATCTGACAGACACCAACGACGGCGTCTCTCGCCAGATTGACCGGCTGCAACTCCCCGATGGCGGCGGCACGGCAACGCTCACCCTCTTCAACTCCAGAGTTCGCTATATCGAGGGCGGCGCCGACGCGAATGTCACTCTGAACCTCGGCAACCAATCCACCCGTCACATCGGCCTCTGGGATGCCGCCCAGACCACGGTGCGCATGGGAAGCGGCAACGTCGATGCCATGTTCCTCGGTTATGGCACGAACAATGTGACCCTCGGCGTCGGCTACATCAATCTGCTGGAATTCTCGGACGGCTCGGTGAACACGATCACCGACAACGGGACGGGCAGCGAAGACTCGAACTTTGGCGCGATCCGCGTCAACGAAGCCACCAACAATTTCACGTTCCGCGCCGGCGGCGATCTGATCAGCCTCGGCCGGTCCACCAGCACGGTGAACCTGCTGGATGGGTACTATGGCGCCATCACCTCGTATTCCGGCACCAACACCATCACCGTCGGCGCCAATGCCGAGGTGCGCAGCATAGGCTTCTCGGGCGGCGTCGATATCGTGACAGTGCGGGGCGGTGTCGATCAGATCCAGCTTGGTGCCAACAACGACACGCTGAACGTACTCGGCTCGGCACAGGCCTATGTCGGTCAGGCGCTTCTGGGCGATGGCAACAACACCATAACCATGACCAGCGGTTCGATCGGCAGCGCCCGCGCCTATGGGGGCAATGACACCGTCACCCTAACCGGCGCCGACATCGGTTCGCTCGACCTCGGGTCGGGAACCAACAGGCTCACCGTCAATGCCGGGGCGCAGGTGGGCGAGTTTAGGGCCGACGGCAACGAAACCGTTACGCTCAACGGGGACGGCCGCATCCTTGTGATCAAGATGGATGGCGGCACCAATGTGCTGAAGTCGGACACCGGCTTCATCGAATCCTTCGTGTCCTACGAGGCGCGCAACACGCTGACCATCGGGTCGGGCGGCATTGGCGAGATTCTCATCATGGGCTCGGCCGCCGCGCAGACCGTCACCGCCTCGGGCTGGGTCGGCTCGCTTCAGGTCTACGCCGGCAGCTTTGCAACGGTCGCGGCGACAACGGTGAAACTGGGCGTAGACGGGGCGGGCTATATCCAGACGTCCAAGGGCAACGACATCATCACCACCGGAACCGGGTCGGTGGATGGCATAAGCACCTTCGACGGCGCCGACCGCGTGACGGTGGGGGCCGGCGGCGTTGCCGCCATCAGCACGGGCATCGGCAACGACACCGTCAACGCCGCGGGCGGGTATGTCGATGTCATCTCGACCGGAGACGGCAACGACTCGGTCACGACGGGGGCTTCGGGTGCCGGCTATGTCTCGCTCGGGGCCGGAAACGACACGGCCGTCCTGTCCGCCTTCACTGCTGCCGACACGATGATTGTCGTGGGCGGGGAAGGAACCGACACGGCCAACATGACGGGCTTCGGCGCCGCGCTGCGCGTCAGCCTGGCGCAACCGGGCCTGATCCAGAATGTCGGTGCGGCGACCGGGGTAACGACGCCGGCCCTCGGCTTCGTGGGCCTGTCCGGCATCGAGAACCTCATCGGCTCCAACTTCGGCGACTGGATCGAAGGCGGGTCGGATGCCAACCTGCTCACCGGCCTTGGCGGCAACGACACGATCTCGGGGCTGGATGGCAATGACAGCCTTCTGGGCGGGCGCGGCAACGACTCGCTGACCGGCGGCGCCGGCGTCGACCGCTTCGTCTTCGTCACCGGCGACGGTACCGACCGCGTGGCCGATTTCACGGTGGGCCAGGACCGGGTGGAACTGCGGGAAGCCAATGCGCTGGCCGATCTGACCTTCACCCAGGTCGGCGCCGATGTGCGCGTGGTGTTCGGCACCTGGACCGGCATCTTCGAAGACATGCTGGTCGCCGACCTGCGCGTCGCCTCGAACTTCCTGTTCTAG
- the pip gene encoding prolyl aminopeptidase: MDHRSGQKRAVEFLYPPIDPFDQRMVEVGDGHRVYVEQVGNPSGIPVLVLHGGPGGGCSPAMRRYFDPSVYRVVLFDQRGCGRSRPHAEVEANTTWHLVRDIEAIRSLFGIDRWICFGGSWGATLALIYAISHPDRVAQLVLRGVFLMTKAELDWFYGGGAGAFYPDLWARFEGAVPEGERGDLIAAYHRRLFSGNLMEEARFGRVWANWENALASVHHDGFGGESPADYARAFARLENHYFLNGGFLKEDGWILKNRGRIEHIPAAIVQGRYDLICPPVSAWRLAQGWPRASLKFITLAGHALSEPGISEALVQTMDGLRGA, encoded by the coding sequence ATGGATCACAGATCAGGCCAAAAGCGCGCAGTCGAGTTCCTTTACCCGCCGATCGACCCCTTCGACCAGCGGATGGTCGAGGTGGGCGACGGGCACAGGGTCTATGTCGAACAGGTCGGCAACCCCTCTGGCATCCCCGTGCTGGTGCTGCACGGCGGGCCGGGCGGCGGGTGCAGCCCGGCGATGCGGCGGTACTTCGATCCTTCGGTCTATCGGGTGGTGCTGTTCGACCAGCGCGGCTGCGGGCGGTCGCGGCCCCATGCGGAGGTGGAGGCCAACACGACCTGGCACCTGGTGCGGGACATCGAGGCGATCCGGAGCCTGTTCGGGATCGACCGCTGGATCTGCTTCGGGGGAAGCTGGGGGGCGACGCTGGCGCTGATCTATGCGATCAGTCATCCCGACCGGGTGGCGCAGCTGGTGCTGCGCGGGGTCTTCCTGATGACGAAGGCCGAGCTGGACTGGTTCTATGGCGGGGGCGCGGGGGCGTTCTATCCGGACCTCTGGGCGCGGTTCGAGGGCGCGGTGCCCGAGGGCGAGCGGGGCGACCTGATCGCGGCCTATCACCGGCGGCTCTTCTCGGGGAACCTGATGGAGGAGGCCCGGTTTGGCCGGGTCTGGGCCAACTGGGAGAATGCCCTGGCCTCGGTCCATCATGACGGGTTCGGGGGCGAGAGCCCGGCGGATTATGCCCGCGCCTTTGCCCGGCTGGAGAACCATTACTTCCTGAACGGGGGGTTCCTGAAGGAGGACGGCTGGATCCTGAAGAACCGGGGGCGGATCGAGCATATCCCGGCGGCCATCGTCCAGGGGCGGTACGACCTGATCTGCCCGCCGGTCTCGGCCTGGCGGCTGGCGCAGGGGTGGCCGCGGGCGAGCCTGAAGTTCATCACCCTGGCCGGCCATGCCCTGTCGGAGCCGGGCATCAGCGAGGCCCTGGTCCAGACCATGGACGGCCTGCGGGGCGCCTGA
- the ubiG gene encoding bifunctional 2-polyprenyl-6-hydroxyphenol methylase/3-demethylubiquinol 3-O-methyltransferase UbiG: MSATMESTGAATGTIDPAEVSKFEAMAAEWWNPNGKFKPLHMLNPCRLDYITTQIALEFDRDLRVPRPFQGLRLLDIGCGGGLLSEPMARLGAEVVGADAAARNIPVARLHAEQSGLTIDYRHTAAEDLVAAGERFDVVLNMEVVEHVSDPLTYLTACHDLLKPGGLMICSTLNRNAKSFGMAIIGAEWVMRWLPKGTHDWSKFITPDELYDLLRRAGMEPVDRKGMVFNPLSWTWSLSPRDLSVNYVTASRRPA; this comes from the coding sequence ATGTCCGCGACCATGGAATCGACCGGAGCCGCCACCGGAACCATCGACCCGGCCGAAGTGTCGAAGTTCGAGGCGATGGCGGCCGAGTGGTGGAACCCGAACGGCAAGTTCAAGCCGCTGCACATGCTGAACCCCTGCCGGCTGGATTACATCACCACTCAGATCGCGCTGGAGTTCGACCGCGACCTGCGCGTGCCCCGCCCGTTCCAGGGTCTGCGGCTTCTGGACATCGGCTGCGGCGGCGGCCTCTTGTCCGAACCCATGGCCCGCCTGGGAGCCGAAGTGGTGGGCGCCGACGCCGCCGCCCGCAACATCCCCGTGGCCCGGCTTCACGCCGAACAGTCTGGCCTGACCATCGACTACCGCCACACCGCCGCCGAGGATCTTGTGGCGGCAGGAGAGCGGTTCGACGTGGTCCTGAACATGGAGGTGGTGGAGCATGTCTCGGACCCGCTCACCTATCTGACGGCCTGCCATGACCTGCTGAAGCCGGGCGGCCTCATGATCTGCTCGACCCTGAACCGCAACGCGAAGAGCTTTGGCATGGCGATCATCGGCGCCGAATGGGTGATGCGCTGGCTGCCAAAGGGCACGCATGACTGGTCCAAGTTCATTACCCCTGACGAGCTTTACGACCTGTTGCGTCGTGCCGGGATGGAGCCCGTGGACCGCAAGGGCATGGTCTTCAATCCGCTGAGTTGGACCTGGAGCCTGTCGCCACGGGACCTTTCGGTGAACTACGTCACCGCTAGCCGCCGCCCCGCCTGA
- a CDS encoding vanadium-dependent haloperoxidase, producing the protein MMHLTRRAALALFAGLPALSTVLSAQEAPPPVLRDWYRLILELVRHTATYSPPVASRAFAYVGVTAFEAVAGGDPALNSLAGQLNGLTPLPARDPALAYDEALVLNAALEAAVLSFFGNTGPSGQQAMTRMAERKRQRLSEGKDTGLVARSVTQGKAVSDHILAWSQSDGGAVVENMGFPYEYTPQKGPQYWVPTSTIRQQQAPLLPNWGNNRTFAMPNGATCALTAPPEYSEDPGSDFYAEAMEVYETVKSVTPEQKAIARFWSDDPMLSPTPPGHWVSIACQILEAQGQPESRCAEVLALLGIAVADGFIGCWQAKYEYDLVRPVTYIKRVIDPNWEPLLITPPFPEYPSGHSTQSGAAAEILTAVFGPGFAFSDETHVDDGIPARDFPDFWAAADEAAMSRLYGGIHYRAAIERGLEQGRCIGAYTAALKTRVA; encoded by the coding sequence ATGATGCACCTGACACGCCGCGCTGCCTTGGCGCTATTTGCCGGATTGCCTGCGCTGTCCACTGTGCTGTCCGCACAGGAGGCTCCGCCGCCGGTGCTGCGCGACTGGTATCGTCTGATCCTGGAACTGGTGCGCCATACCGCGACCTATTCTCCGCCGGTGGCGAGCCGCGCCTTCGCCTATGTCGGCGTGACCGCCTTCGAGGCGGTGGCGGGCGGCGATCCTGCGCTGAACTCGCTGGCCGGCCAGTTGAACGGCCTGACGCCGCTGCCCGCCCGTGATCCGGCCCTGGCCTATGACGAGGCCCTGGTGTTGAATGCCGCCCTGGAAGCGGCGGTGCTTTCCTTCTTTGGCAACACCGGCCCTTCCGGCCAGCAGGCCATGACGCGGATGGCCGAGCGCAAGCGGCAGCGTCTGTCCGAAGGCAAGGACACCGGGCTTGTCGCCCGCAGCGTGACTCAGGGCAAGGCGGTGTCCGACCACATTCTGGCCTGGTCGCAATCGGATGGCGGCGCCGTCGTCGAGAACATGGGATTTCCCTACGAATACACTCCTCAGAAGGGGCCGCAGTACTGGGTGCCAACCAGCACCATCCGCCAGCAGCAGGCTCCGCTGCTGCCGAACTGGGGGAACAACCGCACCTTCGCCATGCCGAACGGCGCCACGTGCGCGCTGACCGCCCCGCCCGAATACAGCGAAGATCCCGGCTCGGATTTCTATGCCGAGGCGATGGAAGTCTACGAAACCGTGAAATCCGTCACGCCGGAACAGAAGGCCATCGCGCGGTTCTGGTCCGATGACCCGATGCTTTCGCCCACGCCGCCCGGACACTGGGTGTCGATCGCTTGCCAGATTCTCGAAGCCCAGGGTCAGCCAGAATCGCGCTGTGCCGAGGTTCTGGCCTTGCTTGGCATTGCGGTTGCCGATGGCTTCATCGGCTGCTGGCAGGCCAAGTACGAATACGATCTTGTCCGTCCGGTGACCTATATCAAGCGGGTGATCGACCCGAACTGGGAGCCCTTGCTGATCACCCCACCCTTTCCTGAATATCCAAGCGGCCACAGCACGCAGTCGGGTGCCGCGGCCGAGATCCTGACGGCGGTGTTCGGCCCCGGCTTTGCCTTCTCGGATGAGACGCATGTCGATGATGGCATCCCGGCGCGCGACTTCCCCGATTTCTGGGCGGCGGCGGACGAGGCGGCAATGTCCCGCCTTTACGGTGGCATTCACTACCGTGCCGCCATCGAACGTGGTCTGGAGCAGGGGCGCTGCATCGGCGCTTACACGGCCGCCTTGAAGACCCGGGTAGCGTGA